A segment of the Mercurialis annua linkage group LG4, ddMerAnnu1.2, whole genome shotgun sequence genome:
TCATTTTTAATACTATCTATATCATTCATACTTGGTAAATATGCCTTGTTTACATGTTAAAACGGTATTACTAACGGTCTATTTTATAAGAAGTTAAATGAATGCGTAGTTCATGCAATCCATATCTCTTTACATTCTAGATAAGTTTTTTATGgctttaaagtttaaaatctGAGAGCCAATTGATAAgtttatttcctttttttaaaattacaaaatatatgaCTACTCtattaataaactatttaattattaatcaaaattgcACTCTGAattattactttaattagttaataaggttaattatttttactatttcaatttactaatttagtaaaaaaattaactaatatattaataaacaattattattaaCGTGTCACGCTACGAGCCATGTGAAAACAtgtaaaataatactaatatgtataaaagtataaaaataaaataaaataatttttttaaaagatgtgtatataaatttttccaattcatcataaaaacactatacGTATACTTCCTCTGTCTCATTTTAGAAATTTCATTTActtttacacacagattaaaaaaaattattatctttgtcttttcatattttttttacattttattaatgatagtgaatttttttataaaatttatttgacatgactaaatgaaggattaaaagaaaattcaatgtaaacatactttaaaaataaaaatgatactATTAAAATGgaacattttaaaatgaaaaatgaaatttttaaaatcggaCGGAGGAAGTATGTTAAACTAAACTATTAGTAAAATTAGCTTAATTAGGATATACTTATTATCATCCTTTTTAGGATACAATTgtgaaattataaatttggttaaatttataaaaaaaacaaaaaaatatgaatcCTTTTTGGAATGGCCTAATGAAAAATTTGCAGCCAATGAAAGAGAAGAGTGCAAAAGAAAAGATTGAGGCAagtaaaaccctaaaacaaaaACTCACCACCATCACACATTCACATGCCTCCCTTGGATGAGATAAGATCAGCCACTTACCGCCACGTGGCACGAATATAATGGTGACTGACGATAAGGTTagctttcaaaaaaaattccaccTTCATGTGGTCATTAATCTTAATGTCATCACCTAATCTATCCAATGGTCCAGATGTGTTTAACATCGTCCACACAAGCTTGTGACCGTAAGATTAGAGTTACCTTAGCTGAACCATTATATATAGGATGTGAAACAAGGAGAAGCTCACTGAATATCAAGCAACTGTAGAAGCAAAGAGCAAGGGAGTCAACAAGAAGCAGAAAGAAATGGCTTCCTCTATGATCTCATCCGCCACTGTCGCCACCGTGAGCAGGGCCAGCCCAGCTCAGGCCACCATGGTCGCTCCATTCACCGGTCTCAAGTCTGCCGCAGCTTTCCCCGTCACAAGGAAGGCTAACAATGACATTACTTCCATTGCAAGCAATGGCGGTAGAGTGCAATGCATGCAGGTACTTAACTCGTTTTTTATTATCTATTCTTGCAAAAAGTATTGTTGCAggtgaaataattttatttatttataattttctaaattgatagaaatatttgtctaaaaataaCTTCAATAGTCTGGtcaattaattttatgtattaattCAGTATGGGAGGCAATTAAAAAAGATGAAGTtttcaattaatatttataaatacaaTTCATTATCTTAATCATGttaattatatgataattattcatatatatttgaagagcttttttataaaattttctatagtaataaaattatttttaaaataacatacaaatttttcataaacttagatagataataaaatttcatgattttCTCTTAATTATggacttatttttaaaaaaacatttttttgattaaattactaatttattttttactgctTAAATATAATTGTCAGAACTATATTTATGTTAATTTGATCATATTTATAGATATAACAAATCATTTTTGCTTTCATTATTTTTCTTTGCTATTTGTGTTGAATGTTTaagaaaatttgaataaaaatcgctttaatttattgaatataatttaaacttttcttcCGACTATAATTTATAGGTGTGGCCACCACTTGGATTGAAGAAGTTCGAGACTCTTTCTTACCTTCCACCTCTAACCCCGGAGCAATTGGGAAAAGAAGTAGATTACCTTCTCCGCAAGGGATGGGTTCCTTGCTTGGAATTCGAAGTCGGGGTATAATTCTATTACAATTTTCTggctataattaattaatgaattaaataaattcGCGTTCTTTATAATCAAATTATGAAAATTTTCATTCAGAACGCTTTCGTCCACCGTGAGTTCCACGCATCACCCGGATACTATGACGGTCGTTACTGGACAATGTGGAAGCTGCCCATGTTTGGATGCACTGACTCATCTCAGGTGTTGAAGGAGTTGGAGGAGGCCATTAAAGCTTACCCTGCAGCTCACATCCGTATTATCGGATTCGACAACAACCGTCAAGTGCAGTGCATCAGTTTCATTGCCTACAAGCCCCCAAGCTAAGCTCATGGTCATTTCTGAACAAAATGTACCTTAACTATTAGGGTCATTCTTTGTTCTAGttgtacttatttttttaaaccaaaatatgttattttctgttttttgaaTGTTTCCATTTGGCTTGTGTTTATTGTATTCTCGGATGTTGAATGAACTGGTTGAGAATTATTTGTTGAATAAAGCCTTGTTTCTTCTCAATctatatattgatttttttttaagatatttgtCCAATGCAGCAATTATTCAAGCTTGTGATAAATGgtagaaataaaatttatgatatttttgttaattggCTCTAATTATCcattatcatttaatttatttattttgatgaatccattatcatttaattaatatatatatatatatatatatatatataatatatatatatatatatatatatatatatatatatatatatattatatatatatatatatatatatatatattattttattttattaattattaactaaaGTTACTTCTATTGTTCTGTTGTTTATtgtaatttgaattaatttataaCTTCTATAGCATTCATTAGTTATAATTTTAGTCTATATAGTATATCAATCTCATTAGTAATTAAtagtaatataaataattttagatttaattatattattaaatagtaaaaaaatattcaaacaaTCCTTACAAGTAGATTTTAATAGATATTATATTGTAACTTTTCTTATCCAGatctttatataatatatatatatatatatatatatataatgatatGAGTAGTTTTGTTCTAATAAAAGCTGTAGAAATCATAGTAATTTCGATTGATTTAAAATTCGGTAACGTATCTGCTAGAGAAGTGCAAATACAAAAATATCTGATAATAATTTAGGTAGCTCTAAGTTGAGTGGACAAAATTTCCCCAATTATCTATTTGGATGTGTGCTGTTGATATTTGATAGGTATATTTGTGGACATGCCCTGATTTGGATAAAGATAGAGATAAGTTCTGTAACTGTTCCCTTCATGGAGTTAATCATACTGTAATTTTTCATTTgccttaatttttttgttaatgatATCTTACTTCGTTGAAGACACACCagtattctaaaaaaaataacccAACacctaaaaaattaagaaataaatgtcaaacaaaagaaacaattttaaGAAACAACGCATGGAATTCATGACTTGGTAGGTTTAGAAAATATTCTAAGCTGTTTATGAAAGAAATAATGTTACAGATTAAAacaaagaatttaaatttttataattgatcatagttcttttatttaataatatataaagtagTTAAGTTTTCTAATTGTTTTGGAATAatttaaaatagctaaaatttaatcatttacaaaaacaaataaaattttaaaataaaaaataaattatataaataaaaattattagttaaatatTGTCATTctataataataattgaaaaaaatattttttttcttatcaaactttttaaaatattgtaaaacttctgaaaatttgttaatataacttttttataaacCCGTTAAAATTTAGAAATGTATTAAAAAATACTGGCATTTTATTAAAGgttatttaaatgtttattataaatgttactaAATTATTGTTCATCCACTTAAATAAAcctttaatttacttttatatcATAATTTTCAATACCAATATGATTATATTGTGATGGAATCCACACGCGCATGGAAGTCGAAATTATTTAGTAGACATTGAATTATGTTTTTCAACGATAAATCCTACATTTACGAGTAAAAGAATTGAGGCAATACTAATTATCGAAAGTAgtataaaatagataaaaaattactaaaagagAATTCTTCGAACTATGCCTTTGGAAcaaaaaataatctaaaaatattAGGAACAACTTAGATTCTTCATGTCTCACACACtcatgattaattttaaaagtcataTGTGTGATCATATACAGTGAACAAGAATCAACTTTACAATACTAAGAATATTGTTCTTAATTAGAATATACTACTGCATACTTGACCAATTAACTATTTCTAGCAACAAAATTATCCTAATCCTAAGTTACCTTAAAATAGAATCATAAACCGAACAGAACTCTAGGCATATCAGCATTGCTGCACCTTCTTTATTTTACGGCTTAATTggactaatctaaacgttttgaaGAAGACCATACAcggaaaattattataatttaaacttGCTGAactgaaataattttaaagattAACTATTTTTAGGTAGATCAATCAAACATAAACTTCCATGGAAAAACATGCtctataagtttttttttatgaatgaaaatattataaaaacaacCACGAGAAGTGGTTAAAAAAATCCCTACGACTCAAGAGTTTACGCACAATTAAGGCTACGACTCTGAGAGAGAATACAAAATCATCCCAAAATACAATCTggatttttaagaaatttcaaGCAAGAATACGGAAAAGAAAGGTTGCAAAACTTGTAAGAGTTACAAGCCTTAATGAAACAACTATGAACTAAATTCTCAATACTAGTCAGCTTTTGTTGGAAGATATAAACTTCCATtgactaaataaattaaatctataaatttattaaaatataatattcttAACTTTATAGTCTAAATAtgcattataaatatataatctactattatttaaataaatgagaTACTTTAATCAATAGTCTTTAATTGGTTAAAAATCAACTATAAAATGccattaataaaatataaaaagtccaAGAACCAAACTGGATATTTTTCAATACTAATATAACACTGTCACTACTTGCGCAAACAGACAAACCTCAGAAGGTGAAAGTTCCAAGTGCAGGGACCTCGAGTACCATTTTTTTGTGTATGGATTGCAAAAAACAAAATCACCAAAAGCAGGGACCTAGAAAGAGGTTTAGCCAATTTCTGATGTATACCAAATGTTACCTTCAAAAGTAACTTTTTTCTCGTACCGATCATCTCCATTCGCTAAACCAATACCATTCATCACCTCCGGCAAAGAGCGGTAGCAACAACCGCATTCCGCCTCGAACCACAGCCATTCCTCCTCGTAAGTCCAGTACAGCGGCCACTCTTCCCACCAAACCGCCCCGCCCTCCCATTTCTCCATCTTCGCGCCCCTTTTCGCAATGTCCCCGAGTACATCAATGTCGCGGCTTTCATCAGCTTCAAAAATAGCGTACTCTTGTTCAGTTATATCACTATTTCTTCTATCAGTAGCCATGATCTTATAAAGAGCTTTCAAATTTCTTCTTGCTCTTGCATTGATTCTTGCTTTTCTTGAGCTATAATCGTTTTCCTCTTTGGTTCTTTTAATTCTTCTTCCTTCGTACACTGAGCTTACTTTTGCTCTTTTCATTCTTGAGAAGAGAATGGTGCATATGGAGTGAAGGGAAATGTGTTCGTGAATTTGCATAAATAGTAGCTGAATGTTTAAGATTAGATTGTGAAAAATTAATGTTTGAAGATGTAATtagcaaataaatttttatgtttacaATTAATACATAACTAATTAACCTGGAATAGAagatcttttcttttttctttaaaactTTTCTATGTGTGCTTTTAAAAAAGGCAAAATATCTCAAAAatcattttgaacttttttcaatagcacctgACTTTTGTAAATTcgctattttgtatttttgattttaaattgtacaataaattgttaattttggaTGATTTTATTACTCTAAGAATGAAACCacttaaaacaactaaataaaaagataatattatatttttttccatttgattttttttaaaaatatattttaaaaaaatacaaataaatcctaagTAAGAAATttatagatatataattaatttttaaaatttaaataaattacaaacCAACAATCGTTAACGCTGCCGCCGCCCTTCGACCCCGACTTTCAATTATAACATCAAAGACTATTTAGGATATATGCTAAACATGAAGGATTCATTTGAATTTTATCTGAGTGAAAAAGAAGTCAATTTCATGcttcaaataattaaaagttgAAAACACGAAATagataaaattgatgattttacaAGATCAAGATGTTACTGAAGAAATTCTAAAAGTCGATAGTTTTTTAGACATTTTgcctataaaaaatatataaaattatcattaCACCTATCAAGGTGGTTATAAAAGTTAgagataaaatataataaggATTTGGATGTGTCTAAAAACCtgatataaaatgaaaattttaagttttgattAAAAAGGGATATAATAGAGTTTTTATacgtatgaaaaaaataaaaataaaaatgccatagttttgcaattttatgatgttaaaatataaaactacCTTTTGTgccctaaaaatagaaaaaattattattattagtgttCCATACAACAAAAGAAATATTTGTAATGTTGCTTAAAGAtagaattatcaaaaaattattccaGACATAACATACGAGTCTTAAATTAATATagtcaatttaaattttaatttaaatttttaaatattttatcgaTATAAATGGACAATGAttcactaaatttttaattcgcgtgaaaatataattttttttctttctttaaaaaatGGAGGAAGTAACATTAATTATGACGTAGACTAACGATTCACTCCGAAAATCAAATTGTTGAACAAACTTTAACAATAATATTGTCTCTAAAAATAGTCTTAGGTAGACTCCATCACGTAATCCATAAATTAAACTCATCATCTTAAAACACATCATTAAATGTGtaatatttaacaaaaattacattaatgtcattattttaataatatattttaaagtggctggtttagtccacggatgataCGGTGGACTGAATCTACCAAACAATTTCTCTGTTTCTAATTCATCTTTTCACATGAATGTTAATCGAACTTGACGCATATGCGTTTATgtccatttaattttttattttaattaaatgatatggataagaatcaaaatcttaaatttttaaattataaagacTTTGATACCCATCAAATAATTAACCCATTCTAAATTTTAAGGTGTCAGGTGAGAATTCAacatagtattatttttaacaaaatttaatacttatgataaaataattaatttattttaaaatttaattttacatgaatttttttgacaaatataATTGTATTAGATTAGATTGGGAGAGTGATCACTAGTGATTGTGTTATTTAATACATTTAAATCTTAAATCTAGTATAGATTTTGGTGTGAGAATATATTCCATTTTAGATTGTGAAAATAAATGAGATATTCACCATAGGACTCTTAAGTATCTAAAAgcaattatgatttttaaatactAGATTACCAAAATCTGCTTTATGGCAAAAAGAGTTCAATAATTAATAGGTAGACCAGAGATATAATTTTGGAGCGTCAACTTAGGACTATGCAGTACAGACCCATGTATAAAAAAACGGATATTACTTAAACATGGACAGAAGAAAATAAGGcctataaatttttcaaatttaaatttggtcgTTTTATCAAAGATGAAAAAACATTTTAACTTTgtaattatgtaaaaaaaaaatctatttatttatatttaaattttaattttaaatatttgtgtCTTTTATTATTGTGATTAAGTTTTCATAGCGATTTTTTTTAGAAGTTagacaatattttaaaatttacttgtaATTATTAAAGGACACAAATGTTTTGACTAAAACAGTAAACATTAAGATTTTGGACacaattgtaaaaaaataaactcttTCAAATcagatataattaaaaagaattgttGGAACTGGTAAAAGACATAAATATTtgcataaaaaaatagttaagccATAAAGATAATGTTATTACAAGGTCATTTATGCTAAAAATGAATTTCCATCTCTTTAATGCTaacaaaatatacatatttaaaacataaatcgTTATTGAATGAAATGTCCATGCTAATTAACTTTTGACTAAATCACCATACACAATTttctatatatttaatataataaattttaaacaattcaaaaataatgaCTTACATAATTATGTCATTGCATATGAatatagcaaaaaaaaaaaaaatcaatatctaAAGTAGGATAGAAATTAATAAGTAAGTTAGCAGGTGTACACAAATAGGAGTGTGCTTGAGCCAAATCACATTAGGTCGAGtgtgttataaaaattcaaattcaaataaatttaaattttttaaaatggagtTCGAGTTTGAATGATATTTGAATTATCCGAATCTGACGGGTACCACaagttttttttgataattaggaaGGGGGGAGTGAGACTCGAATAAGAGACTTCTTACCAAGAAGTCTGTGACTATTACCACTGTGTTACAAAAGTATCACGAGTTTTGATCGAGATAAAATTCAAATA
Coding sequences within it:
- the LOC126678633 gene encoding uncharacterized protein LOC126678633 encodes the protein MKRAKVSSVYEGRRIKRTKEENDYSSRKARINARARRNLKALYKIMATDRRNSDITEQEYAIFEADESRDIDVLGDIAKRGAKMEKWEGGAVWWEEWPLYWTYEEEWLWFEAECGCCYRSLPEVMNGIGLANGDDRYEKKVTFEES
- the LOC126677526 gene encoding ribulose bisphosphate carboxylase small subunit, chloroplastic-like encodes the protein MASSMISSATVATVSRASPAQATMVAPFTGLKSAAAFPVTRKANNDITSIASNGGRVQCMQVWPPLGLKKFETLSYLPPLTPEQLGKEVDYLLRKGWVPCLEFEVGNAFVHREFHASPGYYDGRYWTMWKLPMFGCTDSSQVLKELEEAIKAYPAAHIRIIGFDNNRQVQCISFIAYKPPS